The proteins below come from a single Micromonospora citrea genomic window:
- a CDS encoding carbohydrate ABC transporter permease, whose translation MNPQTTLPPTPAALPPKTVKPGAAAGRRGRRSEVRLLAGLGHVALAVWAVIVIVPILWTFLASFKNTTEIFSSPWTLPAELRFENYARAWNKANVGRYFLNSVIVVTFSTFGTMLFGSMAAYVLARYRFWGNRAIYYLFVSGLAFPVFLALVPLFFVVKNLGLLDTHTGVVLVYIAYSLPFTVFFLAAFFKTLPASVAEAGMIDGCSHTRLFFQVMLPMAKPGLISVGIFNIIGQWAQYQLPLVLLSNAKEKWVLTQGIADISVNAGYEADWSGLFAALTIAILPMIVVYAIFQRQIQSGLTSGAVK comes from the coding sequence ATGAACCCGCAGACGACGCTGCCGCCGACGCCGGCGGCGCTACCGCCGAAGACAGTGAAGCCGGGTGCCGCGGCCGGACGCCGGGGCCGCCGCTCGGAGGTGCGGCTGCTCGCCGGCCTCGGGCACGTGGCCCTCGCCGTCTGGGCGGTCATCGTGATCGTGCCGATCCTCTGGACCTTCCTCGCCTCGTTCAAGAACACCACGGAGATCTTCAGCAGCCCGTGGACCCTGCCGGCGGAGCTGCGCTTCGAGAACTACGCCCGGGCGTGGAACAAGGCCAACGTCGGCCGCTACTTCCTCAACAGCGTGATCGTGGTGACGTTCAGCACCTTCGGCACCATGCTGTTCGGCTCGATGGCCGCGTACGTGCTGGCCCGCTACCGGTTCTGGGGCAACCGGGCGATCTACTACCTGTTCGTCTCCGGGCTGGCCTTCCCGGTCTTCCTGGCCCTGGTGCCGCTCTTCTTCGTGGTGAAGAACCTGGGGCTGCTGGACACCCACACCGGGGTTGTCCTGGTCTACATCGCCTACTCGCTGCCGTTCACCGTCTTCTTCCTGGCGGCGTTCTTCAAGACGCTGCCCGCGTCGGTGGCCGAGGCGGGAATGATCGACGGCTGTTCGCACACCCGGCTGTTCTTCCAGGTGATGCTGCCGATGGCGAAGCCCGGCCTGATCAGCGTCGGGATCTTCAACATCATCGGCCAGTGGGCGCAGTACCAGCTCCCGCTCGTGCTGCTCTCCAACGCCAAGGAGAAGTGGGTGCTCACCCAGGGCATCGCGGACATCTCCGTCAACGCCGGCTACGAGGCCGACTGGTCGGGGCTGTTCGCCGCCCTGACCATCGCGATCCTTCCGATGATCGTCGTGTACGCGATCTTCCAGCGCCAGATCCAGTCCGGCCTCACCTCGGGGGCGGTGAAGTGA
- a CDS encoding carbohydrate ABC transporter permease, with amino-acid sequence MRHGKYPFVIGFLFVPVTLYVVFVIAPYAQAFQISMTNWRGLSAPQWVGFDNYRRLFDDDSFWKAVQHHGVLLLALPLITIAIALLFSFLLNVGGKSSGGQRQGVWGAKFYRVVFFFPQVLAVAIIAVLFQMVYRPNESGLINGVLMKLGFDPVLFLVRPNLALWSIIAVLVWQAVGFYVVLFSAGMASIPGEIYEAAEMDGASRVTLFFRVTLPLLWDTLQVAWVYLGIAAFDAFAIVAVLSVDSGGPDGATTVLAMEIYRNAFVYSKYGYASAMGVALFFLTITFAALTLRLTKRESVEY; translated from the coding sequence ATGCGGCACGGCAAGTATCCGTTCGTGATCGGGTTCCTCTTCGTCCCGGTCACGCTGTACGTGGTCTTCGTCATCGCGCCGTACGCGCAGGCGTTCCAGATCTCGATGACCAACTGGCGGGGGCTGTCGGCCCCGCAGTGGGTGGGCTTCGACAACTACCGGAGGTTGTTCGACGACGACAGCTTCTGGAAGGCCGTCCAGCACCACGGCGTACTCCTGCTTGCCCTGCCGCTGATCACCATCGCCATCGCGCTGCTCTTCTCGTTCCTGCTCAACGTGGGCGGAAAGAGCAGCGGCGGGCAGCGCCAGGGGGTCTGGGGGGCGAAGTTCTACCGCGTGGTGTTCTTCTTCCCCCAGGTCCTGGCGGTGGCCATCATCGCGGTGCTGTTCCAGATGGTCTACCGGCCCAACGAGTCCGGCCTGATCAACGGCGTGCTGATGAAGCTCGGCTTCGACCCGGTGCTCTTCCTGGTCCGGCCGAACCTGGCGCTCTGGTCGATCATCGCGGTGCTGGTCTGGCAGGCGGTCGGCTTCTACGTGGTGCTCTTCTCGGCCGGCATGGCCTCCATCCCCGGCGAGATCTACGAGGCCGCCGAAATGGACGGGGCGAGCCGGGTGACGCTCTTCTTCCGGGTCACCCTGCCGCTGCTGTGGGACACCCTCCAGGTCGCCTGGGTCTACCTCGGCATCGCCGCGTTCGACGCGTTCGCCATCGTCGCGGTGCTCTCGGTGGACAGCGGCGGCCCGGACGGCGCGACCACGGTGCTGGCCATGGAGATCTACCGCAACGCCTTCGTCTACTCGAAGTACGGCTACGCCTCCGCCATGGGCGTGGCGCTGTTCTTCCTCACCATCACCTTCGCGGCGTTGACGCTGCGGCTCACCAAGCGGGAAAGCGTGGAGTACTGA